The window GGAATCACCCGGCACTCCCCGCGCAATGGTTTTAACGGTTTCCTGCGCGCTCTCCCCGGCGACCGGGCTCTTTTGCCACCGTCACCCCTGAGAAGCTTGCTTCTCAAGAGCTTGACACCAGCGTCGGGGTGTCAGGACCACACGCCTTCTCCGTCCGCAAGAAAGCGCCCTCGTCTTTGGCGCCACCTGCGTCCACCACATCCCGACCCTACGTCCGTGACGATCGCGAAACGCCCCTCTGTGTGGGACGGGATGGCGGGAGTCCTAAAGGTGATTTGGGCAAATCACGAAGCGGAATATTTTTGCGAAGCGATCTGGACGACCCAAATCAGCCTGAGATCGTTCACGAATTTTCTGTTTTGGCGCAAGCCGTAGTCCGGGCGGAGAGAACAGCAACCGGGATCGCCCCGGGTTTCGCTGCGCTTCACCCGGGGCTACGGCACTGGCGAGGTTCATGGCGGGGGCGCGTGATTCCGGCTACGCGGGTTCTGGCATCCTGGAGGGATCGCGAGCGGCGGACGCACTTCGGTGATGCGCATTATCCCATAGGTTACGTGCACTGTCACCGTAATGCCCACGGCGGATGCACTGTGTTAGCATGTTGAGGCAGGAACAATCGCGCTTGCAGGAGGTGCCGAGCCAATGAACGAAGAAGAACCGACAGAAGCAGACATTACAGAGCTTGAAGAATTGAGGATCGAGTTAACGGAGAATTACTACGGCGCCATTGGTAAGGGCATCTCAGCTTGGTCCAGGACCGAGAGCGGCCTCGTTGTCATCGCAGCCCTGCTGTTGGACACGAAACAGGAAAAGGCAGGTCTGATCCTTTATTCGATTGCAAACTTTCACTCTTGGCTCGCGATCATTGACGAGCTTTTCGAGATGGACCCTCGATATCGGGCGCTCCGACCGGATTGGACTGTGATCGCAAATCGGCTCAAGAAGCTTAACGATACGCGCGTGCGGCTTGCGCATCATGCGCTTGAGAGCGGAAAGGGAATTGAGGCTATTGTGGCAGGCGAGGACATTGAGATGCTTCTGCCGTCGTTAAAGCCAAGCAAATACGACACGCGGACCAAATCCAAGAAGCATTCACCTCTACAAATAGAACAATTGGCCGACTTTGTGGATGAGCTTGCCGTTGTCAGCAAAGGACTTGGAGAGTTGCTGAAACGTATGGCCCCGATCTTTCTCGAACCGAAGAAAAAGCTCGTCGAAAGGGTTCGAGAACTTCGGCGGATGGCGGGCGTTGTTGAACCGGAAGTTGAAAGCACCGCAGAGAAATTCCTTAAACACATCGATATGCTGAACGTCGTCGGCACGCGCGACGGGGAGCACCGAGATCAATCCGACGGTAAGTAATGCGGGATCGGCATCACGGCCGCCGCTGGCCACCTGCCATGGCGGCCTAGCGATGTCCGTCCACGGGGCAAAGCGGAAATGCCGTTCAAGTAGGGCCACTTCTGTCGGGGATTGGGCTTGTGCAACAGCAGGTCAACGTAATTTTGCGTGCAAGTCGCCGGATGACTTGCGTCGATTCGACCAGTTGGCGCGTAGCGGGGACTACGAGGCAGAAGAGAAGTGGCAGAATGAAAAGGAAGCTACCGGCCAGTGCGTGCGGCTGGGCGACGGCAAAATGGTCATGGTCGAGGATAGGCGGGGGTCATCGTTCTGCGTGAGGCCAAGAGGCGAAACCGAATGCTTCTGGTCATATGAGGGGGAGATACTTAGCAAGGCCGGCTATGACGCTTTGCAGGAGGAGCTTCAAGCCCGCTTCAGGGCTGAACAGCCCAAGGCTCATGCTGACGTGCGGGGTGTTTGTAAATGACCGGATGAAAGAGGGCCGCGCAACATGGCATGCTGCGCGGGAAATGCGTTACGGTTTACGGGACCAGGACTGGAGCGCCCTGTGTTTCATGGCATATGCGGCTTCCGATCGCGAGACCGCTAAAAATGCTCTTACCCATATCGATGGTCGATGGGATCGCAGCCTTTGGCGTACCAAAGAGTTCTTTGATCAATCAGTAGCATGGATTCAGAAGTAGATTTGAAAGGCGAAGCTGCTGCTGAGTTCCCGCAACGCAAAAAGCCCGACCTCCGCTGACGCCGGGCTTTTGGTGTAGTACTTAAGGCTTAGCGATCAGCCGCGGGTGCGCGAGCGGATCATGAAACTATCAAAAGTGTATTCGGCGACCTGCCACCACAGATATTGATCCGAGCGATAGGCCTGCATCGCCTCGATCGATTTCTTGAAGTCGGGATTCTTCGCGGAAATCTCGGTCCACAATTCGTTGGTCGCCTTCAGGCAGGCTTCCAGCACTTCGTTGGTGAAGGGACGAAGCTGCGTGCCGCCGGCGACCAGGCGCTTCAACGCGGCCGGATTCTGCATGTCGTAGCGCGCGGCCATCCAGGTGTTGGCATTCGCCGTCGCGTTGTTGACGATGGCCTGATAGTTCTTCGGCAACGAATTCCACTTCTCCAGATTGCAGAACGCGTGCACCGTCGGGCCGCCTTCCCAGAAGCCGGGATAGTAATAGTACTTGGCGACCTTCTGAAAACCGAGTTTCTCGTCGTCATAGGGACCGACCCATTCGGCGGCGTCGATGGTGCCCTTCTCGAGCGCGGGATAGATGTCGCCGCCGGCGAGCTGCTGCGGCACCACGCCGACCTTCTGCAGCACCTGACCGGCAATGCCGCCGATGCGGAACTTCAGTCCGGAGAGATCGGCGACCGTCTTGATCTCCTTGCGAAACCAGCCGCCCATCTGGGTGCCGGTGTTGCCGCAGGGAAACGCGATCACGCCGAACTTCTTGAAGAACTCGTTGCCGAGCTCCATGCCGCCGCCCTGATACCACCACGAATTCTGCTGACGCGCGTTGAGGCCGAACGGCACCGAGGCGTAGATCGCAAAGGTCGGATCCTTGCCGACGTAATAATACGAGACGGTGTGGCTCATCTCGATGGTGCCGTTGGAGGTCGCGTCCAGCGCCTGCAGGCCCGGAACGATTTCACCGGCGGGAAACACCTGGATCTGAAACTTGTTGTCGGTCATCTCGGCAACCTGTTTCGCGAAGTATTCGGAGCCGCCGTAAAGCGTATCGAGCGACTTCGGGAAACTCGACGTCATGCGCCACTTGATCTCGGGCGAGGACTGCGCGATCG is drawn from Bradyrhizobium lablabi and contains these coding sequences:
- a CDS encoding TRAP transporter substrate-binding protein, translated to MKRRDFLKVSATGAAVTAVASPAIAQSSPEIKWRMTSSFPKSLDTLYGGSEYFAKQVAEMTDNKFQIQVFPAGEIVPGLQALDATSNGTIEMSHTVSYYYVGKDPTFAIYASVPFGLNARQQNSWWYQGGGMELGNEFFKKFGVIAFPCGNTGTQMGGWFRKEIKTVADLSGLKFRIGGIAGQVLQKVGVVPQQLAGGDIYPALEKGTIDAAEWVGPYDDEKLGFQKVAKYYYYPGFWEGGPTVHAFCNLEKWNSLPKNYQAIVNNATANANTWMAARYDMQNPAALKRLVAGGTQLRPFTNEVLEACLKATNELWTEISAKNPDFKKSIEAMQAYRSDQYLWWQVAEYTFDSFMIRSRTRG